The following is a genomic window from Peptococcaceae bacterium.
GGTTTAACGAGATTGATACTCCAGCCCATGAACGCTTCGGAGGCGATTCGCCGCTGGCTTTATGAGCATGGATGGGTTATTGTCGAGGAGGACCTAGTCAGCGAAAAGGGGCAGGTATATGAAATCATGGCTGCCGAAAAAGGAGAGGCCCCCTCTTTAAGTGAGGAGGAGGCATGTTTTGGACCGCTGCTCATCAAAAATAAGCACCCGCTGCTGGCCCTGGTCCTGGCAAAAGAGCTTTCGTCCTTGCAGGAAATAATCAGCCGGCTGGCGAATTCAAAAACTGACGAAGCAAAAGAAAAACGCCGCCGGCTTGTTGAAAGGGAAAATATGATAAAGGAGCTGCTGTTATGGCTGTCAGCTGTCAAAGAGTGATCAACATTTTGGAGGAGTTTGCACCGCTGGAGCTGGCTCAAGATTGGGACAGCATCGGCCTGCAGGCGGGTGACCCGGCCCAGCCGGTTAGCAGGGTCTTCCTTTCTCTCGATCTCACACCGGCTGTGCTGGCCGAAGCATCCGACGCCGGGGCGGACCTGCTGGTTGTCCACCACACACCATTTTTCAGACCCCTGCAGAATTTCAGAATGGATCAACCGGCCGGGCGCCTGCTCGCCGAAATAATTAAAAGAGGGATGGCCCTTTACACCGCGCATACAAACCTGGACGCAACGTGGGGCGGGGTGAACGACATCCTGGCCAGCAAACTTGATTTGCGGGAGACGGCGGTGCTTTCCGCAGGCTGGAAGCAAAAGCTTTACAAGCTGGTTGTTTTCGTTCCCCACGACTACCTCGAGCAGGTGAGCACAGCCGTTTCCCGGGCTGGGGCTGGCTGGATCGGCAATTATTCGGACTGCACCTTCAGGGTGCGCGGCACGGGAACCTTTCGTCCACTGGAAGGCACGAACCCGTTTATCGGGAGCCGGGGCAAACTGGAAGAAGTTGAAGAAACACGGCTGGAAACTATAGTTTCCGAAGAAATCCTGCCCCGGGCTGTCGGGGCCATGATAAAAGCCCATCCATACGAGGAAGTGGCTTACGACTTGTATCCCCTGACCAACGAGGGCAAGACGGCGGGCCTGGGGAGAGTGGGCCGACTGCCCTGTCCCATGACTCTGGCTTCTTTTGTGGAAAAGGTCAAGGAAAAACTGGCCGTTAACACGGTCCGCTGCTGCGGGCCGGCCCAGAAAATAGTCGAAAAAGTCGCAGTCTGCGGCGGAAGAGGGGCTTCCTACATGCACCAGGCGCTTCTGGCAGGCGCTCAGGTGCTGCTGACCGCCGATGTGAAGTACCATGAAGCCCAGGAAGCGCTGGCCTGTGACCTGGCGCTGGTGGATGCGGGACATTTCGCCACCGAAAACCCGGTTATCCAGGCAATGGCCGGTATCATACGAAATCAACTGGCGCAAGAAGGGGTAACTGTAATGGTATCACAAATCTGCACCGACCCTTTTTACTATTTATAAGGGATGGGTTAGGAAAGGCGGAGAAAAAATGGAGCAAGAGAAGCTTATCTGGCAGCTTCAGGAATTTGTGCAAGAAGAGTACCTTTTGAGGAAAAAGAGCGAATTAAAGCCTTTAGTCGAACATTTGAAAAAGCTGCGGGAAGACATAAAACGGGTTGAAGCGGAGGCTGACGGACTGCAGCGGCAGGCTGCGGAAACGGAGCGCAAGGCGCAGGAGTTGGAAAAGAAGGTCAGCCTGATCAACAAGCAGATAAAGGGCGGCAAGGAAAAACTTTACGGGGCGAAAGGCAGTTCCCTCAAAGAACTGCTAAGCCTCCAGCAGTCTGTTCTGAAAAAAGAGTCCGAAGCCGAAAAGGGAGAGGTTCTATACTGGGAGATGTTGAAAAAGGCGGAAGAATTGAGGAGCGGTCAAAAGCAGGCGCGGGAAGCGATCAAGCAGCTTAAGAGAGAATACAACGATAATGTCAAGGTTTACAGGGAAAAGCTGCAGCAGATAGAATTGAAACTGGCTGAAAACAGGCTTAAACAGGAAAAAATCAGGGAGAAGCTGAAGCCTGAGGTGCTGAGCTTTTTTCAGGAAGTGGAAAAAAAGTTTCCCGGCAACCCGGTGGCCGTAGTTAAAGGAGGGGCCTGTTCCGGCTGTCATATAGCCATGCCGTCCATCCTGGTCGGCCGTATCAGGGAAGGCGGGAAAATATACCGCTGTGAAAACTGCGGGAGGATCCTGATTAATATTCTTGAATATTAATCATATATTAAAGACGAGGAGGCACATCGATGAATACGCCGTGGAAAACAGACAAATGGTTTACCAGCCCGTGGAATTTTGTGGAAGAAGTGAGGCGAACACACCAATTTGCAGGGAAAATAAAGTTTCACGATGTCTCTTTACGTGATGGCGAGCAGCAGGCCAGGCTGGTATTCAACAAGGACCAGAAGGTCGCCCTGGCCGAAAAGCTGGCCGAGATCGGCATTCACAGGATCGAAGCGGGAATGCCCGCCGTTTCCAAGCAGGATGCCGAAGCAATCAAGGAAATAGTAAAAAGAAACCTGGGCCCGGAAATTTTCGCTTTTGCCAGGTGCATGAAAGAAGACGTTAAACGGGCCGTGGACTGCGGCGTCCAGGGGATTGTTGTCGAAATACCTTCCAGCGAACACATCATCAAATATGCTTACAGATGGGAGCTGCAGAAAGCGATCGACCTTTCCATTGAGGCGACGCTTTTCGCCAAGGAAAACGGGCTTTATACCGTGTTCTTCCCCATCGACGGGAGCAGGGCGGAGATGGGCTGGTTTTTGGACCTCATTGAAAAAGTGGCCAAAGAAGGGCACATGGACGCCCTGGTGTGCGTGGATACATTCGGCGGGCTGGCGCCCAGCGCATCCGCCTATATGATCAAAAAAGTAAAGGAACGGATCAAGGACAAACCAATCGAGGTTCATTTCCACGACGACTTCGGCATGGGAGCGGCCAATACCGTCCTGGCACTGGCAGCCGGCGCCGATGTGGCTCATACCACCATCTCGGGAATTGGCGAGCGCGCCGGCAACGCCCCGTATGAAGACGTGGCCTTGACGCTGCTCACCATGTACGGTGTCGATACGGGACTGAAATATGAAAAAATGTACGGCCTGTCCAAATTCTTGAGGGAGATGTGCGGGCTGCAGGTCCGGCAGAACAGGGGGATCATCGGTGATGACATCGGCAAGATTGAATCCGGAATAATTGCGGAATGGTACCGGAATGCAAAAGATGTCGCCCCGCTGGAGCTCTCGCCGTATCTCTATTCTTTGACCGGGCATCCAGACTTTGAGCTGGTTATAGGCAAAAACAGCGGCCTGCCAACTGTGGAGATTTACCTTGACCGGCTGGGTTTAACCGCCAGGGATGACGACCAGAAAATGGAGATACTGCTCGCCGTCAAAGAAAAATCCTTTGAAAAAGCGGGGCTGTTAACAGTTGAAGAGTTTGCCGAGATAGCGAATAAGGTTTTGCAGAAAAACTGGCCTAAATAACGGCTGTCTCACATTTCTCTTAATTGCCCGTCGGGGTTGATGCTTTTTAGCCTTCGCCAGAGGGTTGTGGTGCTGATACCCAGTATGCGGGCGGCTTCAGACTTATTGCCGTTTACTTTTTGCAGCACTTCCTTTATGCTTTGCATTTCGTATTTCCGCAGGATCCCTGCTTCGCTTTTTGCTCCGTTTATCAAGGTTC
Proteins encoded in this region:
- a CDS encoding class I SAM-dependent methyltransferase — encoded protein: MIKISKRLQALARLVPAGSRVADIGTDHGLLPVYLVEEGVSPLVIGVDVHRGPYETACRNVRACLPAGAVDLRLGDGLNPLQPGEVDVVIIAGMGGAAMREILAQAPEAAEGLTRLILQPMNASEAIRRWLYEHGWVIVEEDLVSEKGQVYEIMAAEKGEAPSLSEEEACFGPLLIKNKHPLLALVLAKELSSLQEIISRLANSKTDEAKEKRRRLVERENMIKELLLWLSAVKE
- a CDS encoding Nif3-like dinuclear metal center hexameric protein — protein: MAVSCQRVINILEEFAPLELAQDWDSIGLQAGDPAQPVSRVFLSLDLTPAVLAEASDAGADLLVVHHTPFFRPLQNFRMDQPAGRLLAEIIKRGMALYTAHTNLDATWGGVNDILASKLDLRETAVLSAGWKQKLYKLVVFVPHDYLEQVSTAVSRAGAGWIGNYSDCTFRVRGTGTFRPLEGTNPFIGSRGKLEEVEETRLETIVSEEILPRAVGAMIKAHPYEEVAYDLYPLTNEGKTAGLGRVGRLPCPMTLASFVEKVKEKLAVNTVRCCGPAQKIVEKVAVCGGRGASYMHQALLAGAQVLLTADVKYHEAQEALACDLALVDAGHFATENPVIQAMAGIIRNQLAQEGVTVMVSQICTDPFYYL
- a CDS encoding C4-type zinc ribbon domain-containing protein; the protein is MEQEKLIWQLQEFVQEEYLLRKKSELKPLVEHLKKLREDIKRVEAEADGLQRQAAETERKAQELEKKVSLINKQIKGGKEKLYGAKGSSLKELLSLQQSVLKKESEAEKGEVLYWEMLKKAEELRSGQKQAREAIKQLKREYNDNVKVYREKLQQIELKLAENRLKQEKIREKLKPEVLSFFQEVEKKFPGNPVAVVKGGACSGCHIAMPSILVGRIREGGKIYRCENCGRILINILEY
- a CDS encoding pyruvate carboxyltransferase — encoded protein: MNTPWKTDKWFTSPWNFVEEVRRTHQFAGKIKFHDVSLRDGEQQARLVFNKDQKVALAEKLAEIGIHRIEAGMPAVSKQDAEAIKEIVKRNLGPEIFAFARCMKEDVKRAVDCGVQGIVVEIPSSEHIIKYAYRWELQKAIDLSIEATLFAKENGLYTVFFPIDGSRAEMGWFLDLIEKVAKEGHMDALVCVDTFGGLAPSASAYMIKKVKERIKDKPIEVHFHDDFGMGAANTVLALAAGADVAHTTISGIGERAGNAPYEDVALTLLTMYGVDTGLKYEKMYGLSKFLREMCGLQVRQNRGIIGDDIGKIESGIIAEWYRNAKDVAPLELSPYLYSLTGHPDFELVIGKNSGLPTVEIYLDRLGLTARDDDQKMEILLAVKEKSFEKAGLLTVEEFAEIANKVLQKNWPK